The nucleotide sequence CGTGGTCTGTTATCAAGCAGGGCCATCTCTCCGAAGATGTCTCCAGGATTTAAGACTGCAAGTAGAACCTCTTCATCAACGATCTTGGTAATCTTTACCTTTCCTGACTGTATAATATAGAGTTCGTCTCCTGGCTCGTTCTCACAGAAGATCATAGTGTTGTCATTATAAGTTCTATGAATATCATTCAATTGGTTTCCCTTAACCATAAAAGGGGATTTCATGGATTTTAACCTTGATAAGGCAGCATCTCTATTTGGTCCATTAGGGGAGTAATGAATATATTTTTGATATGCGTAGATTGAATGATTTTGCACATTCTTTCTATAATAATATTCCCCAATATTAAATAGATGCTCCGGGTCCTCTTCCACTGTATTTTTTAGGGTAAGTCGAGTAATTGCTTGGTTGAAATCCCTTAACTTCCTGCTAAAGAAACGAATTATCTTCAACGCAACAATGGGATTTTTCTGGATTAGAATACCAAACTGATCTTTTTCCACTGATATTAAGGATAGGTTTGATAAGGCTACAACAGACTCCATTCTTGCATGGCCACTCATACAGGAAATGACACCAAAAAAATCTCCTGGGCCAAGGATAGAATGTGCTTCCTCATTAACTACGGGATCATCTTTTATGATCTTAACCTTGCCATTTCGGATTATGAAAAAGGTTTGTGCATTCTTTTTCCCTTCAACAATGATAAAGGAATTTTGCGGGTAATTCTCAACTTTAAATTGAATTGATGCCATTGTCCCCTTTTATACTCTTGAAAAGATAAACAACTCTCCAGTTGATATGGGATCAAAGATTCTGGATTTTAAGGGTGAAGCTTTAATCTTAATACTGACGAATATGCCTTTGGTTTTACTCGAGTGCATCCATTCGCTTCTAGCTAGAAATCCTTGACTAAACGTATTCTCAAAATAATTCATTAGAAGTTAAAATATGCATTGATAGAATACTGTTTTAGAGGAAAGATATATCCTCATCTCTCATCCACATATTTAGGGATTAACGATCCAAATGGCTGGATTTGCCCTTTAATGAGAATTCATTTTCTATAAAAGAATCTCACTCTACTTAATAGAATTGGGGAACGACATTCCAACCTCTAATACCATATTTCATTTAGGGTAGCTTGAATCCTTTAATAAGTCTATTATTAGATTATCTTGTGTAAATCTATATATATCAACAAAAAAACTAATATAAATTCATATTCTTTTAATGATAAACGCATCATTACATGTGCATAGAAAAAATGAAAAATTTCTAAGCTTCTGGATAGTTTTAATATTGTAAAAAAGTTTTCTATTGTGCATTTTTTGCTATGTATAAGCGGTGCATAGAGATAATTGTATCTTTTTAGATGAATCAGAAAATATTGTAAAATATGTAACTTGGTAGAATAAAATTCAACTATTTTTGTAATTCAATCAGTCCTAATATACATTATCTGGATATATTTTTCACTTTTTATAAAAATAGCTATTGGATTTGACTTTATTTATCTTTAACCAAAAACTCTATTTATTGATCAAATATTTATCATAGGGAGGATATAATGAAAATTAAAATATTAGGTAATGGTGGGGCTATCAATGATGGTCTGCCCTATAATGCCTTTATGATTGATGAAGAGGTTCTTATTGAGTTGCCACCAGACATTATGTTATCTCTAGCAAGGGAGGATATTTCAATCAACAATATCCGAGAGATATTCATATCACACCTGCATGGAGATCATTGTTTTGGATTTCCATTTCTAACATTATACCTATTTGTTAAGGTACCAAAAGATCAAAAAGAAAAAAGGATAAAACTATTTGCGCCTGGTAATGCTAAAGATTTTTTAATTGATCTAACAGAAAAAGCCTTTTCTAAGGAACATCCATTGATTAGTTGGGTTAGGGAGACTATAGAATTTATAAATATTTCTGATCGTACAGAGATTACACTTAATGATCATACTGCAAGGCTTTTCAAGATGGAACACATGGTGGAAACCTATGGATTTATTCTAAAAGAAGAAAATGAGAATGTTTTTTCTTACATAGCAGATACAAAATGGTCGCAGGGCATTACAGATTTATTAAAGGAAAAACCCCAAATAGTGATTTTAGACTTAAACGGCGAGCCTGATGATCCTGTGCCGATACATCTACATGAGGATGAAATAATCGAGAAAGCTATTAATCTTGTTAGCGATGAAACAGTATTTTATGGAACACATTTAAAATGCGACAAAATAAGCACAAATAAAAGAATCCATTATGTTAAGGCGGGTATGGAGATTGAGATATGATTGTTATGAACTGAAACATGTTCAGGGCCTTTATTGGCAATCATCCAAGTTTCCAATTTATAGAAATGCATTTTTTGTTTGATTTTTCTATACTTTTTATTCTCATTATATTGAAGATGTAAATCCTTGCTAAATAGACAGTCTATATAAAATATCATGCCAAAAGTATATATTAAAACCTTCGGATGCCAGATGAACAAGAGCGACTCAGAGTTAATGGAATGTTCATTGCTCAAATCCGGATTTAGGGTATCCAATGATCCGCATTCTGCGGATATTCATATATTCAACACTTGCTCAGTAAGAGAGCATGCAGAGGATAGAGCTATCTCACATATCAAATCTATTAGAGACACTGTAAGGATTAAGGGAGGGGTAATCGTTGTTGCAGGGTGCATGGCTCAGCGAATTGGTAAGGAGTTGATAGACAAAGAGATTGCTGATCTTGCTGTTGGACCCTATCAGTCGCCTAGGGTTGGTGAAATCTTAAATATCTTTCTTAAAGAGAGAGCAAAATGCCTATACACTTCTCTAGAGTATGAGGATTTTGAGAGCAGGATAAATCATGTACTTGATTACAGCAAAGATGTCCCCACCTGGCATAAGTGGATAGCTATAACTCATGGATGCAACAACTTCTGTTCATACTGCATTGTGCCCTATGTGAGGGGACCCCTGATATCATTTCCGTCAGATTCAATAATTGAAAACATAAAGAGTCTCGTCACAATCGGGATAAAGGAGATATCCCTCCTGGGTCAGAATGTAAATCAATTCGGTATGGATACTGGAGACATCCCCTTTCATAAACTGCTGGAGAGAGCGGCTAGGATTGTAGGTCTTGCTAGAATCAATTTTTTGACATCCCATCCCAAAGACTTTAATGAGGATATAATCTCAGTAATTAGGGATTACAAAAATATATCAAGATCCATTCATCTCCCACTACAGAGTGGCTCAAACAGAATATTGAAACTCATGAACAGAGGGTATAGTATGGAGGACTATCTTGATATTGTTGAAAGGATAGATGGAGAGTTAGATAATTATTCAATCTCAACCGATTTTATTGTCGGATTCCCGGGAGAGACGGAGGATGATTTTGAGGCTACTTTGAGAGCGGTAGATATTGTGAGGTTTGATGAGGCATTTACCTATGTATACTCTCCTCGGAAAGATACTCCAGCATACAGTATAAAGGAGACCTTATCAAGGGCCATGAAACTCGATAGGCTAAATACACTCATAGCTAAACAGAGAGAGATATCTTGTGAGAGGCTTTCAGAGAGGCTGAACTGCATTGAAGAGATGATAGTGGAGAGATTGAGCAAGAGATCAGAGTATGAAGTGATGGGAAAGACATCTTTTAACCATCCTGTGGTGATACCAGGAAGCGCTGAAGATGTGGGGAGGGTGATAAAAATCAGGGTATCATCTTTGAGGGGGGCCACACTTTATGGCGAAAGGCTTGCATAGGTGGATAAAATACCTTTATATTATAATAACTCTGCTTATTAGTATCCATCCGTTATTCGCAATTACAGAGAAGGGATATCTATATCGAATTGAGGCCTTAGCTCGTTCTGGTAGTGTTGATGATCTTACAGCCTTATCTAAAAAGTTTTTTAAGCAATTTCCAAAGAGCAAATATATTCCAGATGTAAGGTTCATCCTTGCACAAAATGAGAGGGAAACTGATAAGGCGATACGCCAATATAGAATTATTGTTGATAAATATAGATTTTATCTCAAAAGGGATTATGCACAACATAAACTCTGTCAGATACTATACCTCCTCTCAAGATGGAGCGATCTCAGGGATGAATCCTTAAAGGGAATAGGGTTATTTAAAAAGAGCAGGTATCTCACAGAGTTTCAATTATTACTTGTTAAGGCATACCTTCAGTTAGAAATGTATGAAGAGGCAGAGAAGGCCAGTTTGGCGATTATGCAACAAGATCACAGTTATGAAAACCTCGCTGAATCGCTTCTATTACTATCCTACACACAAAAAAAAATTTATGGCTTTTCGCGAAGATATATACAGAAATTGAGTGAAATTATTACAGGCTTTAGCGCTTCACCAAAAGCGCCTACAGCGATCTATCTTTTGGGCAGGTATTATGAAGCGAAGGAGGACTATAATAGAGCCTATTCTGCCTATATGGATGTGTTAAATAAATATTCCAAATCTCCTGAATCCTTCTTTACAAAGAGGAGACTTGACTCTATTCATAGACACAATCCCTCAATGACTGATTATGCACCAGATAATGATAGTATAAAGGCCATCGATAATTTGGATATAGAGCCAGACCTAAAATATTCAGATCAGAATGATGAAGATGGTGTATTATATGCTATTTGTCTTGGACGTTTCAACAACCTGAAAGATGCAAGAGAGATAAAGGCATTAATAAACAGAGATTTCGCTCCAATATCGATTATTAAAGCAAAAAATAGTTTTTTTATATATGCATCGAGGTTACGGGATCGTGAATCTGCAATATTCACTAAGATCAGACTGGCGGAAGAATTTGGACTTAATGGCAAAATTGTTAGGATCTTGAGAGACGAGAAGAGGCAATATATTTATGAATAAACCCATGGATTCCAAATTAACGCCAATGATGAAGCAATACTTTTCAATTAAGAAAAGACATCCCAATGAAATACTTTTTTTTAGGATGGGAGATTTCTACGAGATGTTCCATGAGGATGCTCATGTGGCCTCAAAGATACTTAACATCGCGCTTACCTCCCGTCAGGATAATATCCCTATGTGCGGCCTGCCCTATCATGCGAGTGAGAGTTACATCGCTAGACTCCTTAAGGCCGGTCACAGGGTGGCAATCTGCGAACAGATGGAGACCGTTCCAACAAGCGGAAATGTAGTAAAACGGGAGGTTGTAAGGATCGTAACTCCTGGGACAGTTGTTGAATCCAATCTTCTTCAATCCGACGATAACAACTTCCTCGCTTCGATAGTGTTGAATGAAAAGGAGATTGGTCTGGCTTTTATTGATATATCTACAGGGGATTTCTTTCTCTCTTCGATTGAGAAATCCTTTGATGTTTTCAGGGGCGAAATTGTAAAATATGGTCCAAGAGAATTGGTGTTGAGGGAGGGTAATGACTTAAGTGATAAGATTTTTTCAGAGTATATAATAAATAATGACATTCCTATTTACAGAATAAATGACTGGTTCTATGATATTGAGTTTTCAACAGAAACAATAAAGGATACCTTTGGTCTGGCAAGCATCAAGGGATTTGGTATCACAACAGAGATCGAGATTTTAGCTGCAGGTTCTATTCTGCAATATCTCAAGGACACTCATAAAAAGACCTTTGACCATCTGAAAAGTCCAAGGCGTTTTGTTTCCTCAGATTATATGATACTTGACGAGGAGACGATCTCCAATATGGAGCTTGTTCAGAACCAACATGACAGATCAAAGAATTATACCCTCTTCTCGGTGCTCGATTGCACCAAAACCGCAATTGGTAGAAGGACTCTTGAGAGAAACATCCTCAATCCGCTCCTTCAACAGCAGGAGATCGAGAAGAGATTGGATATTGTTGAATTTTTTTTTGGGCGATATGATCTAATTTCAAATCTTCAAAAAGTTTTATATCAATTTCACGATACAGAACGATTGATCTCACGATTTAATCTCGGAAGGTCATTCCCAAAGGATTACATCACCCTTATGAATTCTATTGATGCGGCAAGGGAGATCGGAGGGGTTTTGATTGAGGAGTCACACCCACTGATCATAGAGATGTTGAAGGATTTGCCGGATTTATCAGATCTTTCAAAGAGGATAGAATGTACAATTACAGATGATCCTGCATTATCCCCTGAACGCGGAAGGGTAATTAAGGAGGGATGTAATGATGAGCTTGATCATCTCTATAAATTAAAAATGGATGCCAAGAAATGGATGCTTGAATATGAGAGGGAGGAGAAAAACAGGATTCAAGTTCCAACCCTGAGGGTAAAATACAATAAGGTCTTGGGATACTTTATTGAGGTGAGCAAGGGTCAAACATCAAAGGTGCCGGATGAATATTATAGAAAACAAACTCTGGTCAGCTCAGAAAGGTACTCCACTGAAAAGCTTCAGAAATTTGAATCAGACATCCTAACAGCTTCTGATAGAATTATTACAATAGAGAATACAGAATTAGAGAACCTGCTCGCTGAGGTTTTACAATTCAGGAATGATCTACAGATCATGGCGGATATAATCGGCGAGATCGATTTTTACTGTTCAATGGCACAATCTGCCATTGAAAACAAGTATAGGAGGCCAACCTTTAATTCTGAAGGCATTTCAATTGTTAAAGAGGGTAGACATCCTGTTGTGGAAAAATATTATTCAAATTCGTCATTTGTCCCGAATGATATAATTCTCGACACAAGTGAAAATATCATAGTCATAATCACTGGACCGAATATGTCAGGCAAATCGACCTATATTAGAATGACAGCAATGATTCAACTCATGGCTCAAATAGGTTCATTTGTCCCTGCTGATGAAGCATATATATCGTTAGTAGACAGAATATTCACTCGAATCGGCGCTTCTGATAATATATCCAGGGGTGAATCAACCTTTCTGGTGGAGATGAACGAGACTGCAGTTATTCTCAATAATGCAACGGATAAAAGTTTGATTATTATGGATGAAATTGGAAGAGGCACAAGCACATACGATGGCTTATCAATTGCATGGGCAGTTGTTGAGTATCTATTAAAGTATGTAAAGGCAAGAACCCTCTTTGCTACGCATTATCATGAACTCACCAGACTCGGTAATAAAAAGGGTATTGTGAACTACAATGTTTTAGTAAGAGAGCATATCAATGGGATAGATTTTTTGCATAAGGTTGCTCCAGGTTCTGCGGATAAATCTTACGGGATTCATGTCGCAAAACTTGCTGGTATTCCAAAGGAGGTTAGTGCAAACGCCGCTATAATTCTTGATAGGATGGAAAAGGGATCGAGAGGTAATAATTCAAAAATAACAGAAGAGCAGAGATCCAATGAACAGTTAGAGATATTCAATGCATCAAATCATCATGTTATAAAAGCGATCAAAAACATTAATCTTGATAATATTACCCCACTTAACGCTCTGAATGAACTTAACAGACTCAAAAAACTAATAGATTAGTCCAGACTTTCGAGATTCATATTTTTGCATCAGTTGTTTGTTTATTACATCGGTCTAATGTAATATTTCGGTATTGAGAAAATCATGCATAAAAAAGTAAAAAAATCAAAAGTATTAGACAGAATTAATCCGTTAATATAATTAGGATAGTATATATTTATTTCGTTATTAAATATTTCTCCTTTTATATTATAAGATTGATCAAGGTTTATTCCAATCCGCAAAATAGGAAATAACGGTACGGATAATGATAGTTATTTGCAATTATTCTAATCTATCCCACCCTGTATGTGCTTTGTTCACTAATATGATGATTGGGATTTGTATATAAAGGGACTCTATCAGGATTTGAAGTCTGTCCTTGGGGTGAGGGCTTTTAATAGCATTTTGTATTGCTAAATAATGCAGATTATTGGCAGTTGGTCCTGCGTCAATATGGCCATTAATGTCTCTTATTTTATTGCTTAGGACGCTCTGCCATTGAAGTATTAATTGTAGAAAGGAGGTGAAGTTAACGTGGCAGAGCGTGAAACTGGCACTGTAAAGTGGTTCAATACCAGTAAGGGATATGGCTTTATCGTACGCGATCAGGGTGGAGATATTTTTGTGCATTATAGCGCAATCTCTGGTGAGGGTTTTCGTTCACTTGAAGAAGGCCAACGGGTAGAATTCACAATCGGTGAAGGCAAGAAGGGCCCGCAAGCGCTTGAAGTGCTTGTTATTACTTAATTTAAATAGCATTTGTGAAATAGTGCTGCGTGCATAAGATGTACGTGGCACATTCATTGATATGGCATGCTTAATGCCTTCTTCTTGTTGTTTAAGCAAATTGATTTCTCCTGATTGTAATGTTTAGATATCCTATATTTCAGCGTATAAAAAATTAAAACGATTTATTGTAACTGTTTAGACCAATGGTACTTAGCCTTATGTAGCCATCTTGCTTGTGTTGAGCTATTATCTACAGTACTATTCCTCTTTTTCCTGTACTTTCATCTGAATCCCTTCAGCTTCGCTCAGGACAGGTCTCGAATCCTTGAATGCTACTATAGTATAAAATTGATATTATCCTATATAAAGATCATCAAAAATGATTAAAGCTCCGATATGCTAAATTATCTACTCCCATTTTATCTCTTTGCCCATCTCAATAATATTTGAAATTAAAATATCAATTCCATTTGTAATAATATCGTAGGCATTACTCAATGGCGGGCTGAAAATCGTTTCGTATTGTGATATCTTTGCTAAAGGAATTTCTTCACCTACCATTAATATTATCCTTTCTCCAATTCTACTGACCTCCCGTGGCCCGATCAATTGTGCACCGATAAGCGTCTGTTTTTCAGGATCCGCAAATAGCTTGATCCTGATATCCTCTCCATTGAACATTTTTTTCCTTGTTTTACTTGTTCTCTTCACAGAAATAGCATCCAATCCTTCTTCGCTGGATTTTCGTTCTGTTAAGCCCACTGAGACCACAGTCTTTCCAAATATCTCAGCGCCGAATGTATGCAAAGCACCTGCAAAAGGGACAACATTACCAAAATGTATATTCCTTGCGATAACCCTGCCATTTCTGTTAGAATTTGTCGCCAAGCCGTTAATAAATTTTTTACCGCTCAGCATATGCCAACCTTCAACGCAGTCTCCTGCGGCATAGATGGATGGATCAGATGTCTGAAGATACTTATTTACCTCAATGCCCCCTGTTTTCCCTATCTTCAAACCCGCGTTCATTGCAAGATCTGTATCTGGAACGATGCCTTTGGATATGAACGCCCAGTCTGCTTCAATTAGTTTATCGCCTGAAAGGAATATTTTCACATTTTCATCAGTTAAAATCGCTTTTTTTATAGAAGTTGAAAGATAAAGTGATACGCCTGCGTTAATAATATCCGGCTCAAGCCATTTTGCCATATCAGGATCAAGCTGTTGAGATAAAATATTCTCAGATGAGACTATAATAGAGACTTGAGAATAACTCTTTTTGATAAGCGTCTCTGCCATTTCAAGTCCAACTACCCCTCCTCCAATAATAACAGCGCTTTTCCCAATGGGCAAAATAGATTCTATCTGTTTAGCACTTTTTAAATCTGAAATCAGCGATAAAACTCTCTCACCCTTGAATCCGGGTACTGGCGGCATTTTGCTCTTAGCGCCTGTATTGATAAGGAGAATATCATAGGATATCTCCTCTCCATCTACCATAATAATCTTTCTTTCTCTATCAATAGTCTCAACATTCCTTTGAGTATAAAGTCCAATTTTTTTTGATGCAAACCATTCAAGATTTGCGTAAAACATCTCATCAAATGTTAAAACATTTCTTAAAAAAAAGGGTTGTTCGCATGGAGTATAAGCGGTTCTCTCCCTTCGTGTATAAATATCGATCTGGGCATGATTCCTCAATAATCTAAGTGTATTCGCGCATACAATTGAGGCTCCTCCTCCTCCAACCATTATTATCTTCATTTTATTCCTCTTTTTATTAATTGTTAAAGCTCTTTCGGAAATATTGAAAATATGCTTCATGTACCACAATGACTCCTTTGCTGCGAAGCTCCATATCTTGTTGTAGCTATCTCGACCAAGAATATCTTTTTAAGAAAAAGCGCTTCATGTTGATAGATTTTGTAATGCAGTCTTGATTACCATTTCAATAGGTATTTCCGGGGTCTCTTTTAAAATTGCTTCAACAACTTTTGTTGATTTTGATTCCTCAAATCCTAATGAAACAAGGGCTTCAATTGCATCATTTCTAAGTGAGGGTTTAGATGGGGCGGTGAGGGAGGAGTCTTCCAGTTTTTTCATCCTTCTCTTTAGTTCAAATACCAACTTTTCTGCCTTATTTTTCCCCACACCTGGAATTTTTGTAAGTAAAGCAGCATTATCGCTTCTAACTGCTTGAATAAGCATATCTGTATCTATTCCGGATAATATTGATAGCGCCATAATAGGGCCGATTCCGCTAATACTTAATAGTATTGAAAATAGTGTCTTCTCCTCTACGGTAAAAAAACCAAATAATCGAAACTGGTCCTCTCTATGAAGGGTATAAACATGAAGGAGAATCTCATCCATGTTGTGATTATGTATTTTCTCATAGGTGGTAAAGGGTATAGATAGTTGATAACCAACCCCATTAACATCAAGAACCAATTCAGTCGGTTTAATCTCGTTAATAATGCCCTTTAATTTTGCTATCATAGTATAAATCCTATGAGGATTTTAGCCTAACAAGGATAGGGGAATATTGATTATTGATAAAGATTTACCAAGGATGATGTAATTATATTAAATGTGTGAATTTGAAATTCTTTTATTAGTCTAATGGATTACATTTCTTCTGTTATTTCCAAAATTAAAGGAATGGCAAGCTGCAATAGCGAGAGCATCGGCTGCATCATCAGGCTCTGGTAACTCCTCTATTCTGAATATCTTCATAACCATCTTTTGCATCTGCTCTTTTGTGGCGCGGCCATAACCTGTTAATGCATGTTTTATTTGAGATGGGCTGTATTCTGAGTATTCTATCCCCAAAAGTCTGGTCGTAAGCATAATTACTCCAATGCATTTGGCAACATCCATGGCAGTCTTAGTATTTTTTGAAAAATATAACCTTTCAACCGCCATGCAATCAGGTTGCAATCTCTCTATTATTTCAATGATGTCAACATGTATTCTAAGCAGTCTTTGAGCAATATCATCATCTTTACTGGTTTGAATAGCTCCATATTCAATGATCCTCAGGTTGTGTTCAATTATTGCCCAACCGAGTGTGCCAAATCCTGGATCAATACCCAATATTCTCACTGTTCCTCGCTTATTTTTGTCATGATTTCATCCGGGATATCATAATTTGAATAGATATGCTGCACATCTTCAAGGTCTTCAAGCTCGCCGATTAGCTTAAGGCATTGTGAAGCCTTTTTTTCATCCAATTTTGTTAGGCTTTGCGGTATATGAGTGATCTCACTAAGTGTTGTCTTGATGTTATTCTCGTGTACAATTTCATATATATCATTGTAATTATCTGGGGGTGTGATTATAATAATATTATCATCCTCTCTTTTTATATCGTCCACTCCGTGATCTATGAGTAGTTCCATAATCTCATCTTCAGTGGAATCCTCGCCATCAATAATTATTAATCCCTTTCTTTCAAAAATGTAGGATACGCATCCCGTTTCACCGAGATTCCCTCCACCCTTTGAGAACAGAGACCTGATGTTTGGCGTTGTTCTATTCCTGTTATCGGTTAAACAATCAATCATTATGGCAACCCCGCCGGGACCATATCCCTCATACCTTATCTCCTGGTAATTTGTGCCCTCAACGCCTCCGATTCCCTTTTTAATCGCTCTCTCAATATTATCGGAAGGCATATTATTCTCCCTTGCCTTTGCAACAGCAGTTCGGAGTCTTGGATTGGAGTTTATATCCTCACCTCCGTTTCTGGCAGAAACGGTTATTTCGCGTGATAATTTTGAAAATATTGCGCCCCTCTTGGAATCGATGGCGCCCTTCTTCCTCTTAATTGTAGACCATTTGGAGTGTCCTGACATATTTTACTCCTCTCAATTAATAAACAGATTTGATTCTAATTGTGGACGAAGATAAGTTATTAATCTAGTATTCTCAAGTTTATCAATTATAACGCTATCAATAGTCTAATAACCTCTCTTTATTTTCAACTGTATTTTTTTTATCCTTTCCCTTGCAGCTTCAGAATTATAATTCAATGAGACAGCATCCCTGTAAAACTTAATTGCATCATTCAAATTTCC is from Spirochaetota bacterium and encodes:
- a CDS encoding cyclic nucleotide-binding domain-containing protein, whose translation is MASIQFKVENYPQNSFIIVEGKKNAQTFFIIRNGKVKIIKDDPVVNEEAHSILGPGDFFGVISCMSGHARMESVVALSNLSLISVEKDQFGILIQKNPIVALKIIRFFSRKLRDFNQAITRLTLKNTVEEDPEHLFNIGEYYYRKNVQNHSIYAYQKYIHYSPNGPNRDAALSRLKSMKSPFMVKGNQLNDIHRTYNDNTMIFCENEPGDELYIIQSGKVKITKIVDEEVLLAVLNPGDIFGEMALLDNRPRSASAITFGKVTLLAINKANFEEMVSSQPQLITKIIQLLSERIWTAYRQLENLMIKDLLGRIYDTLLIQIEKKKIKIVSKESYNFEFGAKELLNMVGLPQNKGNVLINQLLEDKHITLEEGKIICTDMFELEKTVHFYKKKSALERKREEGKSI
- a CDS encoding MBL fold metallo-hydrolase, whose product is MKIKILGNGGAINDGLPYNAFMIDEEVLIELPPDIMLSLAREDISINNIREIFISHLHGDHCFGFPFLTLYLFVKVPKDQKEKRIKLFAPGNAKDFLIDLTEKAFSKEHPLISWVRETIEFINISDRTEITLNDHTARLFKMEHMVETYGFILKEENENVFSYIADTKWSQGITDLLKEKPQIVILDLNGEPDDPVPIHLHEDEIIEKAINLVSDETVFYGTHLKCDKISTNKRIHYVKAGMEIEI
- the miaB gene encoding tRNA (N6-isopentenyl adenosine(37)-C2)-methylthiotransferase MiaB; the protein is MPKVYIKTFGCQMNKSDSELMECSLLKSGFRVSNDPHSADIHIFNTCSVREHAEDRAISHIKSIRDTVRIKGGVIVVAGCMAQRIGKELIDKEIADLAVGPYQSPRVGEILNIFLKERAKCLYTSLEYEDFESRINHVLDYSKDVPTWHKWIAITHGCNNFCSYCIVPYVRGPLISFPSDSIIENIKSLVTIGIKEISLLGQNVNQFGMDTGDIPFHKLLERAARIVGLARINFLTSHPKDFNEDIISVIRDYKNISRSIHLPLQSGSNRILKLMNRGYSMEDYLDIVERIDGELDNYSISTDFIVGFPGETEDDFEATLRAVDIVRFDEAFTYVYSPRKDTPAYSIKETLSRAMKLDRLNTLIAKQREISCERLSERLNCIEEMIVERLSKRSEYEVMGKTSFNHPVVIPGSAEDVGRVIKIRVSSLRGATLYGERLA
- the mutS gene encoding DNA mismatch repair protein MutS; the protein is MNKPMDSKLTPMMKQYFSIKKRHPNEILFFRMGDFYEMFHEDAHVASKILNIALTSRQDNIPMCGLPYHASESYIARLLKAGHRVAICEQMETVPTSGNVVKREVVRIVTPGTVVESNLLQSDDNNFLASIVLNEKEIGLAFIDISTGDFFLSSIEKSFDVFRGEIVKYGPRELVLREGNDLSDKIFSEYIINNDIPIYRINDWFYDIEFSTETIKDTFGLASIKGFGITTEIEILAAGSILQYLKDTHKKTFDHLKSPRRFVSSDYMILDEETISNMELVQNQHDRSKNYTLFSVLDCTKTAIGRRTLERNILNPLLQQQEIEKRLDIVEFFFGRYDLISNLQKVLYQFHDTERLISRFNLGRSFPKDYITLMNSIDAAREIGGVLIEESHPLIIEMLKDLPDLSDLSKRIECTITDDPALSPERGRVIKEGCNDELDHLYKLKMDAKKWMLEYEREEKNRIQVPTLRVKYNKVLGYFIEVSKGQTSKVPDEYYRKQTLVSSERYSTEKLQKFESDILTASDRIITIENTELENLLAEVLQFRNDLQIMADIIGEIDFYCSMAQSAIENKYRRPTFNSEGISIVKEGRHPVVEKYYSNSSFVPNDIILDTSENIIVIITGPNMSGKSTYIRMTAMIQLMAQIGSFVPADEAYISLVDRIFTRIGASDNISRGESTFLVEMNETAVILNNATDKSLIIMDEIGRGTSTYDGLSIAWAVVEYLLKYVKARTLFATHYHELTRLGNKKGIVNYNVLVREHINGIDFLHKVAPGSADKSYGIHVAKLAGIPKEVSANAAIILDRMEKGSRGNNSKITEEQRSNEQLEIFNASNHHVIKAIKNINLDNITPLNALNELNRLKKLID
- a CDS encoding cold shock domain-containing protein — protein: MAERETGTVKWFNTSKGYGFIVRDQGGDIFVHYSAISGEGFRSLEEGQRVEFTIGEGKKGPQALEVLVIT
- a CDS encoding FAD-dependent oxidoreductase, with the protein product MKIIMVGGGGASIVCANTLRLLRNHAQIDIYTRRERTAYTPCEQPFFLRNVLTFDEMFYANLEWFASKKIGLYTQRNVETIDRERKIIMVDGEEISYDILLINTGAKSKMPPVPGFKGERVLSLISDLKSAKQIESILPIGKSAVIIGGGVVGLEMAETLIKKSYSQVSIIVSSENILSQQLDPDMAKWLEPDIINAGVSLYLSTSIKKAILTDENVKIFLSGDKLIEADWAFISKGIVPDTDLAMNAGLKIGKTGGIEVNKYLQTSDPSIYAAGDCVEGWHMLSGKKFINGLATNSNRNGRVIARNIHFGNVVPFAGALHTFGAEIFGKTVVSVGLTERKSSEEGLDAISVKRTSKTRKKMFNGEDIRIKLFADPEKQTLIGAQLIGPREVSRIGERIILMVGEEIPLAKISQYETIFSPPLSNAYDIITNGIDILISNIIEMGKEIKWE
- the ruvA gene encoding Holliday junction branch migration protein RuvA gives rise to the protein MIAKLKGIINEIKPTELVLDVNGVGYQLSIPFTTYEKIHNHNMDEILLHVYTLHREDQFRLFGFFTVEEKTLFSILLSISGIGPIMALSILSGIDTDMLIQAVRSDNAALLTKIPGVGKNKAEKLVFELKRRMKKLEDSSLTAPSKPSLRNDAIEALVSLGFEESKSTKVVEAILKETPEIPIEMVIKTALQNLST
- the ruvC gene encoding crossover junction endodeoxyribonuclease RuvC, translating into MRILGIDPGFGTLGWAIIEHNLRIIEYGAIQTSKDDDIAQRLLRIHVDIIEIIERLQPDCMAVERLYFSKNTKTAMDVAKCIGVIMLTTRLLGIEYSEYSPSQIKHALTGYGRATKEQMQKMVMKIFRIEELPEPDDAADALAIAACHSFNFGNNRRNVIH
- a CDS encoding YebC/PmpR family DNA-binding transcriptional regulator, with the protein product MSGHSKWSTIKRKKGAIDSKRGAIFSKLSREITVSARNGGEDINSNPRLRTAVAKARENNMPSDNIERAIKKGIGGVEGTNYQEIRYEGYGPGGVAIMIDCLTDNRNRTTPNIRSLFSKGGGNLGETGCVSYIFERKGLIIIDGEDSTEDEIMELLIDHGVDDIKREDDNIIIITPPDNYNDIYEIVHENNIKTTLSEITHIPQSLTKLDEKKASQCLKLIGELEDLEDVQHIYSNYDIPDEIMTKISEEQ